The nucleotide sequence TCCGTGTAATCGGCACAACTGTCAATGGAAACTCACGGGCTTACCGGGTCCAGGATCTGACCAGCGTCGAGACCGCCAACGACACGATCACAAATGAAGCTTTGCTGGTCGCCTACTGACCGCTTCGTGATGTGTCTGTCGTGAACAGACGAAATATCGAGGACCAGACCCTGACTTTCTCCCCTTCCGGCTGGACTTATAATTACACATTCGTTCTGTGGGATTATGAAACCGGGAGTATGTGGCTTCCAGTCAATTGTGATTGCGGACCGCCATTTACCAAACTGGAAGTTTCCCATCAACCGGCGGAAACCGAGAACAGGCAGTTCCGCTGTATATCCGGGGAGCATGCCGACCGGATGCTGGCCGAGTTTCCGTTGACCGTCACC is from Candidatus Zixiibacteriota bacterium and encodes:
- a CDS encoding DUF3179 domain-containing protein; translation: MNRRNIEDQTLTFSPSGWTYNYTFVLWDYETGSMWLPVNCDCGPPFTKLEVSHQPAETENRQFRCISGEHADRMLAEFPLTVTTWSDWVNDHPQSWLMDPYNNK